The Sorangiineae bacterium MSr11367 genome window below encodes:
- a CDS encoding GMC oxidoreductase, giving the protein MASASLGGRAVAAPRAADAAISNGSRVSALVIGSGYGGSVAALRLAQAGIDVHVIEMGMAWDTPGADGKIFANTTSPDERSYWLRTRTKQPLSHFLGFPIDRAIPRYTGILDAEEFGGITVYQGRGVGGGSLVNGGMAVTPKRENFRAILPSVDPNEMYDVYYPRANAELGVRTIDPAWFETAECYHYARVGRKQAQRSGFPFVFVPDVYDWDYMKQEQAGTVPRSALGGELLFGNNYGKKSLQKTYLPQIAATGRVTISPLHRVTSVTPASGGGYTVVIEQLTTTGAVSSAKSVTADTVFFAAGSVGTSKLLVKLKATGALPNLNNEIGKGWGDNGNVMCGRANHIWEPTGCLQSSIPTAGIDNWAAGGAFAEVAPLPTGIETWASFYLAITRNPNRAQFTWNPSTRQVDLNWQTAWKRAGIEMAKSIFDRINAKEGTIYRTDLFGIYKIWGDHLTYHPLGGAVLNKATDNYGRIAEYPGLYVIDGALIPGNTSVNPFVTITALAERNIEEIVANDF; this is encoded by the coding sequence TTGGCCAGTGCTTCCCTCGGAGGCCGGGCCGTCGCCGCGCCGCGGGCCGCGGACGCTGCTATTTCCAATGGATCGCGCGTGTCGGCGCTGGTGATTGGCTCGGGCTACGGCGGCTCGGTCGCCGCGCTCCGTCTTGCGCAAGCCGGGATCGACGTGCACGTCATCGAAATGGGCATGGCGTGGGATACGCCCGGCGCCGATGGGAAAATCTTCGCCAACACCACCAGCCCGGACGAGCGCTCGTACTGGTTGCGTACCCGAACGAAACAGCCGCTCAGCCACTTCCTCGGCTTTCCCATCGATCGGGCCATTCCGCGTTACACCGGAATCTTGGATGCGGAGGAGTTCGGCGGGATTACCGTTTACCAGGGCCGCGGCGTCGGCGGTGGTTCGCTGGTCAACGGCGGCATGGCCGTGACGCCGAAGCGCGAAAACTTCCGCGCCATCCTCCCCTCGGTGGACCCCAACGAGATGTACGACGTCTACTACCCCCGGGCCAACGCCGAACTCGGCGTTCGCACCATCGATCCGGCCTGGTTCGAGACCGCGGAGTGCTACCACTACGCGCGGGTCGGGCGCAAACAGGCGCAACGCTCCGGGTTCCCCTTCGTCTTCGTGCCCGACGTGTACGATTGGGATTACATGAAGCAGGAGCAAGCCGGCACCGTGCCGAGATCGGCGCTCGGTGGGGAACTGTTGTTCGGCAACAATTACGGTAAGAAGTCGCTGCAGAAGACTTACCTTCCGCAAATCGCCGCGACCGGCCGAGTCACCATCTCGCCGCTGCATCGGGTGACCTCGGTCACACCGGCGAGCGGCGGCGGCTACACGGTCGTGATCGAACAGCTCACGACCACCGGCGCGGTGTCCAGCGCCAAGTCCGTCACCGCCGACACAGTGTTCTTCGCCGCGGGCAGCGTCGGCACGAGCAAGCTGCTGGTGAAGCTCAAGGCCACCGGCGCGCTGCCGAACCTCAACAACGAAATCGGAAAGGGTTGGGGCGACAACGGCAATGTGATGTGCGGGCGGGCAAACCATATCTGGGAGCCGACGGGCTGCCTTCAGTCGAGCATCCCCACCGCCGGCATCGACAACTGGGCTGCGGGCGGAGCGTTCGCAGAGGTTGCGCCGCTGCCGACGGGGATTGAAACGTGGGCTTCGTTCTATCTGGCGATCACGAGAAACCCGAACCGGGCCCAATTCACGTGGAATCCGTCCACCCGACAGGTGGACCTGAATTGGCAGACGGCTTGGAAGCGAGCAGGCATCGAGATGGCGAAATCCATTTTCGACAGGATCAACGCCAAAGAGGGGACGATTTACCGGACCGATCTCTTTGGCATCTACAAGATCTGGGGCGATCATCTGACGTACCATCCCCTCGGGGGCGCGGTGCTGAACAAGGCCACCGACAATTACGGCAGGATCGCCGAGTACCCGGGCCTTTACGTCATCGATGGCGCCCTGATCCCGGGCAACACCAGCGTCAATCCGTTCGTGACCATCACGGCGCTGGCCGAACGGAACATCGAAGAGATCGTGGCCAACGACTTCTGA
- a CDS encoding class I SAM-dependent methyltransferase: MSKPIYDQPFWERLWSNTLREHADKVAQRAPNAHLVGEVGNLHPGRALDAGCGHGADTLWLAAHGWHVTAVDFSASALAHGRSMAEALGADVSERIAWVEGDLATWAAMPGAFDLVVCLYVHAAGAVDEMVRRMAKGVAVGGTLFLVGHRPIDPATGAATAAAGQVQVSVESAVAALDPRHWEWVVAEERPRSIAGTGVDAVLRARRLS, from the coding sequence ATGAGCAAGCCAATCTACGATCAGCCCTTCTGGGAACGACTCTGGTCGAACACCCTGCGCGAGCACGCGGACAAGGTCGCGCAGCGCGCACCGAATGCGCACCTCGTCGGCGAAGTTGGGAACCTCCACCCCGGGCGCGCCCTCGACGCAGGCTGCGGGCACGGAGCGGACACGCTTTGGCTCGCCGCCCATGGCTGGCATGTCACGGCGGTCGATTTCTCCGCGAGCGCGCTGGCCCATGGTCGCTCGATGGCCGAAGCCCTCGGGGCGGACGTCTCGGAGCGCATCGCCTGGGTGGAGGGCGATCTTGCGACGTGGGCCGCAATGCCGGGTGCGTTCGATCTCGTGGTCTGCCTGTACGTTCACGCGGCGGGGGCCGTGGACGAAATGGTGCGAAGGATGGCGAAGGGCGTTGCGGTGGGCGGCACCTTGTTCCTGGTCGGCCACCGCCCGATCGATCCGGCGACCGGAGCCGCCACGGCCGCCGCCGGCCAGGTGCAAGTCTCCGTCGAAAGCGCGGTGGCCGCGCTCGATCCGCGCCACTGGGAATGGGTCGTCGCGGAGGAGCGTCCGCGGTCCATTGCCGGCACCGGGGTCGACGCCGTGCTTCGTGCGCGCCGGCTGTCCTAA
- a CDS encoding nitroreductase family protein, whose amino-acid sequence MTTPTFLPLSTYREYPLDEMRSRAATFSNEMQRRRTVREFSNRAVPRTIIEDCLRAAGTAPSGANQQPWHFVAVQDIALKKTIREAAEKEEHTFYDGRAPRAWLDALAPLGTNEHKPFLEIAPWLIAIFARSYGVADDGSKVKHYYVQESVGIATGLLIAAVHTAGLASLTHTPSPMNFLNSLLGRPSHERPFLLLVVGYPEDGATVPDIHRQPLESIATFM is encoded by the coding sequence ATGACGACGCCGACGTTCCTTCCGCTGTCCACGTACCGTGAGTACCCCCTCGACGAGATGCGTTCGCGCGCGGCGACGTTCTCGAACGAGATGCAGCGCCGCCGTACTGTGCGCGAATTTTCGAATCGCGCGGTTCCACGCACCATCATCGAAGACTGCCTTCGCGCCGCGGGCACGGCCCCGAGCGGCGCGAACCAGCAGCCGTGGCACTTCGTGGCCGTGCAAGACATCGCGCTGAAGAAGACAATCCGCGAGGCTGCGGAAAAAGAAGAGCACACCTTCTACGACGGCCGCGCACCGCGGGCTTGGCTCGATGCACTCGCGCCGCTCGGCACGAACGAGCACAAGCCATTTCTCGAGATCGCCCCGTGGCTCATTGCCATCTTCGCGCGCAGCTACGGCGTGGCGGACGACGGCTCGAAGGTGAAGCACTATTACGTCCAAGAATCGGTGGGCATCGCAACCGGCCTTCTCATCGCCGCCGTCCACACCGCCGGTCTCGCCAGTTTGACCCACACCCCGAGCCCGATGAACTTCCTCAACAGCCTCCTCGGTCGCCCCTCCCACGAGCGCCCCTTTCTACTCCTCGTCGTGGGCTACCCCGAAGACGGCGCCACCGTACCGGATATCCATCGGCAGCCGCTCGAGTCGATTGCGACGTTCATGTGA
- a CDS encoding alpha/beta hydrolase: MRISAYGMALCALMGCGGTRGGPPVHVPIWPGAAPDAVPVPGPENATSTETEPLVAGRPWTEVRNVARPTMTVYPPRGANTGAAVVVFPGGGYKALAVDLEGTEVCDWLTSRGITCVLLKYRVPYTGPYGLASCQCHITPKVPRALEDAQRTISLVRARAKEWHIDPRKIGVLGFSAGGHLVAAASTHFAQRTYEALDAADRESSRPDFAIVLYPGHLWTEEKLDLNPDIATRISRDTPPTFLVQAEDDPVDDINHSLVYYIALKNAEVPVEMHLYPHGGHAFGLRRTQHRITEWPQLAEAWLQTIGVLPR, translated from the coding sequence ATGCGAATTTCAGCTTATGGCATGGCGCTGTGTGCGCTCATGGGGTGTGGCGGTACGCGCGGTGGTCCCCCCGTGCACGTGCCGATCTGGCCGGGCGCAGCACCCGATGCGGTACCCGTGCCAGGGCCGGAGAACGCGACGAGCACGGAGACGGAGCCGCTCGTCGCCGGGCGCCCGTGGACCGAGGTGAGGAACGTCGCGCGGCCAACGATGACGGTCTATCCGCCGCGCGGAGCGAATACGGGGGCCGCGGTCGTCGTGTTCCCGGGCGGCGGCTACAAAGCGCTGGCCGTCGACCTCGAGGGCACCGAGGTCTGCGACTGGCTGACGTCCAGGGGAATCACGTGCGTGCTCTTGAAATACCGAGTCCCGTATACGGGCCCGTACGGGCTGGCGAGCTGTCAATGCCACATAACGCCGAAGGTGCCCCGCGCACTCGAGGACGCGCAGCGGACGATCAGCCTCGTGCGCGCCCGCGCCAAGGAATGGCACATCGATCCGCGCAAGATCGGGGTGCTCGGCTTCTCGGCGGGCGGGCACCTCGTGGCCGCGGCGAGTACGCACTTTGCGCAGCGCACCTATGAGGCTCTCGACGCAGCCGACCGGGAGAGCTCCCGCCCCGACTTCGCGATCGTGCTGTATCCAGGACACCTGTGGACCGAGGAGAAGCTCGATTTGAATCCGGATATCGCGACCCGCATTTCGCGCGACACTCCGCCCACATTCCTCGTGCAGGCGGAGGACGATCCGGTCGACGACATCAATCACTCGCTCGTCTATTACATCGCATTGAAGAACGCGGAAGTACCGGTCGAGATGCACCTGTACCCCCACGGCGGGCACGCATTCGGCTTGCGTCGCACGCAACATCGAATCACGGAATGGCCACAGCTCGCGGAGGCGTGGCTGCAGACGATCGGCGTGCTACCTCGGTAG
- a CDS encoding beta-lactamase family protein has translation MRSRPIRHGSSLASMLVVLVACGGAEPMPAATTASAPGANGSSTAPMQAPEEPSTEKLTSDSVKETPAGATFKAPAGWTLKTAGARRMLEGPESDVHFAFVENKETGAEAAVAAAWKEIHPDFKRAIEFVADKPARHGWEQHRVFTYETSPNEKLAISAVARRNKDTWTIGLLEASDAGYERRGAEVRVIRDSLRPKGYERESFKGKTAHALDAPRMAEIAKFVERAREQLGVPGIAISLVQDGKVVYEAGFGMRELGRPTPVDADTLFMIASNTKALSTLLLAKLIDEGKFGWETPVSTVYPAFKLGNEETTRSARIKHLVCACTGLPRQDDEWQFEFAKATAGSSMALLGRMQPTTKFGETFQYSNMLAAAAGFVGGYAAYPKRELGAAYDEAMRTRVFQPLGMKNTTFDYPRALRGNHATPHGENFDGAQGIVDMRLNESIYPLRPAGAGWSSAHDLTRYVQMELARGTLPDGTRYVSEKNLMARREPQVAMAENVTYAMGLVTDTRFGIPLIHHGGSMYGFKSDMFWLPEHGVGGVFLANADAGWVAVKPYFRKLVELLFDGRPEADEDLAFAAKEYKALHEKERSRRVLPPAADAVAALAKHYVSPQLGELKVISKGNSVIFDIGEWKTAVATRKNDDGTTTFIGIDPGVDDEGAMEFLASEREGKRALIVREAQLEYVFLEK, from the coding sequence ATGCGTTCGCGACCGATTCGTCACGGTTCGTCCCTCGCCTCGATGCTCGTGGTGCTCGTGGCGTGTGGCGGTGCGGAGCCCATGCCCGCTGCGACGACGGCGAGCGCCCCCGGAGCGAATGGGTCTTCGACCGCGCCGATGCAAGCCCCCGAGGAGCCCTCCACCGAGAAGCTGACGAGTGACTCGGTGAAGGAGACTCCGGCCGGGGCGACCTTCAAGGCGCCCGCCGGTTGGACATTGAAGACGGCGGGCGCGCGGCGCATGCTCGAAGGGCCCGAATCCGACGTGCACTTCGCCTTCGTCGAGAACAAGGAGACGGGTGCCGAGGCCGCGGTGGCGGCGGCGTGGAAGGAGATCCATCCGGACTTCAAACGGGCCATCGAATTCGTCGCCGACAAGCCGGCCCGCCATGGATGGGAGCAGCACCGCGTTTTCACGTACGAGACGTCGCCGAACGAGAAGCTCGCCATCTCCGCGGTCGCGCGCCGCAACAAGGACACGTGGACGATCGGGCTGCTCGAGGCCAGTGACGCCGGATACGAGCGTCGAGGCGCGGAGGTGCGGGTCATCCGCGACAGCCTTCGGCCGAAAGGGTACGAGCGCGAGTCGTTCAAAGGAAAGACCGCGCACGCACTGGATGCACCGCGGATGGCCGAAATCGCAAAATTCGTCGAACGGGCACGCGAGCAGCTGGGCGTACCAGGAATTGCCATCAGCCTCGTTCAAGACGGAAAGGTCGTTTACGAAGCCGGCTTCGGCATGCGCGAGCTCGGAAGGCCTACGCCGGTGGATGCCGATACGCTCTTCATGATTGCGTCGAACACGAAGGCGCTCTCCACGTTGCTGCTCGCCAAATTGATCGATGAGGGAAAATTCGGCTGGGAAACCCCCGTGAGCACCGTCTACCCGGCGTTCAAGCTGGGCAACGAGGAGACGACCCGCAGTGCGCGGATCAAGCACCTGGTCTGTGCCTGCACCGGCTTGCCGCGGCAGGACGACGAGTGGCAATTCGAGTTCGCCAAGGCCACGGCCGGCAGCTCGATGGCCCTTCTGGGGAGGATGCAACCCACGACCAAGTTCGGCGAGACGTTCCAATACAGCAACATGTTGGCGGCGGCCGCGGGGTTCGTCGGCGGCTATGCCGCGTACCCGAAGCGAGAACTCGGCGCCGCCTACGATGAGGCGATGCGCACACGTGTATTTCAGCCGCTCGGCATGAAAAATACGACGTTCGACTATCCACGCGCGCTGCGTGGCAATCACGCAACGCCCCACGGGGAGAATTTCGACGGCGCACAAGGCATCGTCGACATGCGGCTCAATGAATCGATCTATCCGCTTCGCCCGGCGGGCGCAGGTTGGTCCTCCGCGCACGACCTCACGCGCTACGTGCAAATGGAGCTCGCCCGCGGCACACTGCCGGACGGAACGCGCTACGTCTCGGAGAAGAATCTGATGGCGCGCCGCGAGCCACAAGTCGCCATGGCCGAAAACGTGACGTACGCCATGGGCCTCGTCACCGACACGCGCTTCGGCATTCCATTGATTCACCACGGCGGGAGCATGTACGGCTTCAAGTCGGACATGTTCTGGCTGCCGGAGCATGGAGTCGGCGGCGTCTTCCTCGCAAACGCCGATGCGGGGTGGGTGGCCGTCAAACCCTATTTTCGCAAGCTCGTCGAGCTGCTCTTCGACGGCCGCCCCGAGGCCGACGAGGATCTTGCATTCGCCGCCAAGGAGTACAAGGCGCTGCACGAAAAAGAGCGTTCACGCCGGGTCCTTCCTCCGGCGGCCGACGCCGTGGCGGCCCTCGCCAAGCATTACGTCAGCCCGCAATTGGGCGAGCTCAAGGTCATCTCCAAGGGCAACTCCGTCATCTTCGATATCGGCGAATGGAAGACCGCGGTGGCGACACGCAAGAACGACGACGGCACCACGACCTTCATCGGCATCGATCCCGGTGTCGACGACGAGGGGGCGATGGAGTTTCTCGCCAGCGAACGCGAAGGCAAACGCGCGCTGATTGTCCGTGAAGCGCAGCTCGAATACGTGTTCCTCGAGAAATGA
- a CDS encoding ParB N-terminal domain-containing protein — MDLFSLRVHPAAELFPLMKGDELRELADDIRRNGLRTPIVVLDKLGEQWVLDGRNRLRACQMAEVEPKHTVWLGSDPVAYVTSANLRRRQLRDSQLAILAVAIEKLYSHETSNPEKAGNGADSPGQKENPPGDPAEGIETEGRRPRAKAAAQVGVSPSLVQRAKKVVDQAAPQVTAAVQAGKLTITDAVRIVDRPQEEQAALVARVEAGEAKTLSQALAKSTHPAAPSPDAAVDSAWKRVMKLSRRELVELHRRLGDFLENTTD; from the coding sequence ATGGATCTTTTCTCCCTTCGAGTCCATCCCGCGGCGGAGCTTTTTCCTTTGATGAAAGGGGACGAACTTCGCGAACTTGCGGACGACATCCGCAGGAACGGACTTCGCACCCCCATCGTCGTGCTCGACAAGTTGGGGGAGCAATGGGTGCTCGATGGCCGCAATCGATTGCGAGCCTGCCAGATGGCCGAAGTCGAACCGAAGCACACGGTGTGGCTTGGCTCCGATCCGGTTGCCTACGTCACGTCGGCCAATCTTCGCCGCCGCCAACTGCGCGATAGCCAACTTGCGATACTGGCCGTGGCCATCGAGAAGCTGTACTCCCACGAGACGAGCAACCCGGAGAAGGCCGGCAATGGAGCGGACAGCCCGGGGCAAAAGGAAAATCCTCCCGGCGATCCAGCCGAGGGGATCGAGACAGAAGGCCGTCGGCCCCGCGCGAAGGCCGCCGCACAAGTCGGCGTTTCACCAAGCCTCGTCCAGCGCGCCAAGAAAGTCGTCGATCAAGCCGCGCCCCAAGTGACGGCGGCGGTACAGGCGGGGAAGCTCACCATCACCGACGCCGTGCGCATCGTCGACCGCCCCCAAGAGGAACAGGCCGCGTTGGTCGCGCGCGTCGAAGCGGGAGAAGCCAAGACGCTCTCCCAGGCCCTCGCGAAGAGCACGCACCCTGCAGCCCCTTCGCCCGATGCGGCGGTGGACTCCGCCTGGAAGCGGGTCATGAAGCTCTCCCGGCGCGAGCTCGTCGAACTACATCGCCGGCTCGGTGACTTTCTCGAGAATACGACGGATTAG
- the sodB gene encoding superoxide dismutase [Fe], translating into MAHSLPALPYAIDGLAPHISKETLEFHYGKHHQTYVTNLNNLIPGTEFENASLEDIVKKSSGGIFNNAAQVWNHTFYWNSLSPNGGGEPTGALADAIKAKWGSFSAFKEALTKTAIGTFGSGWAWLVKKADGSLDVVSTSNAATPLTTDAKPLLTVDVWEHAYYIDYRNARPKYLEAFWNLVNWEFASKNFQG; encoded by the coding sequence ATGGCACACTCTCTCCCGGCTCTGCCTTACGCAATTGATGGATTGGCGCCGCACATCTCCAAGGAAACCTTGGAGTTTCACTACGGCAAACACCATCAAACCTACGTAACCAACCTGAACAATTTGATCCCCGGCACCGAATTCGAGAACGCGTCCCTGGAGGACATCGTCAAGAAGTCGTCCGGCGGCATCTTCAACAACGCCGCACAGGTGTGGAATCACACGTTCTACTGGAACAGCCTCTCGCCGAACGGCGGCGGGGAACCCACCGGCGCATTGGCCGACGCGATCAAGGCCAAATGGGGTTCGTTCAGCGCCTTCAAGGAGGCCCTGACCAAGACGGCCATCGGCACCTTCGGCTCCGGCTGGGCGTGGCTCGTGAAGAAGGCCGACGGCAGCCTCGACGTGGTGTCGACCTCCAACGCCGCGACGCCGCTGACCACCGACGCCAAGCCGTTGCTGACGGTCGACGTGTGGGAGCACGCTTACTACATCGATTACCGCAATGCCCGGCCCAAGTACCTCGAGGCATTTTGGAATTTGGTGAATTGGGAATTTGCTTCGAAGAATTTCCAGGGATAG
- a CDS encoding helix-turn-helix domain-containing protein, which translates to MSNADRSPETASTVAVVAFEGISPFHLSVPCMVFGDDLARLGVPRYRLLICGEKTGPMATLSGFDIDVKHDLSAMAHANTVIVPAWRDPDERPPAALLKALRKAHARGARIVGLCLGAFVLAEAGLLDGRTASTHWVWADDFARKYPHVRLDQKVLYVDEGDILTSAGTAAAIDCCLHLLRRDHGADVANRIARRMVVAPHRHGGQAQYIEQPLPETGGSDQLAITLDWAIEHLEQPLSLDMLARKAAMSRRNFTRRFKMKTGTTVSQWLLNHRLSSAQRLLETSDKAIDRIAEIVGFGSSVSLRQHFTSAFSVSPAAYRKQFRRAREPSCIANVESSRKFQHR; encoded by the coding sequence ATGTCGAACGCGGACCGGTCTCCCGAGACGGCGTCCACCGTGGCGGTGGTCGCCTTCGAGGGCATCAGCCCCTTTCACCTGTCCGTGCCTTGCATGGTGTTTGGCGACGACCTGGCAAGGCTGGGCGTGCCGCGTTACCGCCTGCTGATCTGCGGCGAGAAAACGGGCCCGATGGCGACCTTGTCGGGGTTCGATATCGATGTGAAGCACGATCTGTCCGCGATGGCGCACGCCAATACCGTGATCGTCCCGGCATGGCGCGATCCCGACGAACGCCCTCCCGCCGCGTTGCTAAAGGCTCTGCGCAAGGCGCATGCGCGCGGCGCCCGGATCGTTGGCTTGTGCCTGGGGGCTTTCGTCCTGGCCGAAGCCGGTTTGCTGGATGGCCGCACGGCCTCCACCCACTGGGTGTGGGCCGACGACTTTGCTCGCAAATACCCGCACGTCCGGCTGGATCAGAAAGTACTTTACGTGGACGAGGGCGATATCCTGACTTCGGCCGGCACCGCGGCGGCCATCGACTGCTGCCTCCATTTGCTACGCCGTGATCATGGCGCCGATGTCGCGAACCGTATCGCGCGGCGCATGGTCGTGGCACCACACCGCCACGGCGGCCAAGCGCAATACATCGAACAACCCTTGCCGGAAACCGGCGGCAGCGACCAACTCGCCATCACCCTGGACTGGGCCATCGAACATCTCGAGCAGCCGCTGTCGCTGGACATGCTGGCCCGCAAGGCGGCCATGAGCCGGCGCAACTTCACCCGACGCTTCAAGATGAAAACCGGGACCACAGTCTCGCAATGGCTCTTGAACCACCGGCTCTCTTCGGCGCAGCGATTGCTGGAAACCAGCGACAAGGCGATAGACCGCATCGCCGAAATCGTCGGATTCGGCTCCAGCGTGTCGCTGCGACAGCATTTTACGTCGGCGTTTTCGGTCTCTCCTGCGGCCTACCGCAAACAATTCCGGCGCGCGAGGGAGCCCTCGTGCATCGCCAACGTGGAGTCATCACGAAAATTCCAGCATCGGTGA
- a CDS encoding cupin domain-containing protein produces the protein MKIAILLSTAAILFSSPLPASKPISWPTADLKWVEIPGTGGIKYANVRGNLTGKGPYEAFVVFPAGKDNPFHTHSQSLPTVVLKGTFYAVIDGKRVEYPAGSFYDLPAKLPHYSGCNKGEDCLLFQYQADHFDLVPLEQKK, from the coding sequence ATGAAAATCGCCATTCTGCTGTCCACCGCCGCCATTTTGTTCTCTTCGCCATTGCCCGCGAGCAAGCCCATTTCCTGGCCCACGGCCGATTTGAAATGGGTCGAAATTCCCGGTACGGGCGGCATCAAATACGCCAACGTCCGTGGCAACCTCACCGGAAAAGGCCCGTATGAAGCGTTTGTCGTATTCCCAGCGGGCAAGGACAATCCGTTCCACACCCATTCGCAAAGCTTGCCGACGGTGGTGCTTAAAGGAACGTTCTACGCCGTCATCGATGGGAAGCGCGTGGAATATCCTGCTGGCTCGTTTTACGATTTACCTGCGAAGCTTCCGCACTACAGCGGCTGCAACAAAGGCGAAGATTGCCTGCTGTTTCAATATCAAGCCGATCACTTCGATCTCGTTCCGCTGGAGCAAAAGAAGTAA
- a CDS encoding MerR family transcriptional regulator: MMLSIGAFSRWTGLSIKALRMYDAGRILMPAEVDRKSGYRRYRLAQMADAQRILALRQMGMPLAELRHGCIAPEERAALLALRRTLQEQMETLTARLNAVDDALAVLDTGGAPPVVLKRVPHERVVSHRHRFAHQAEVDALLAELCARHRPVIAGTVWHDCGSRSGQVDAQVFLLPRNARPRDGATELPATWSASCLVGHDDFDSAYQALKRWLQRANYRQAGPYRELQYRDETDAAWLEVQLPIVRG, from the coding sequence ATGATGCTGTCGATTGGTGCCTTTTCGCGCTGGACCGGCCTATCCATCAAGGCGCTGCGCATGTACGACGCGGGCCGCATCTTGATGCCTGCCGAGGTGGACCGAAAAAGCGGCTACCGCCGTTATCGTCTGGCGCAGATGGCCGATGCGCAGCGCATTCTTGCCCTGCGGCAGATGGGAATGCCTCTGGCCGAACTGCGGCACGGGTGCATCGCTCCCGAGGAGCGCGCGGCACTGTTGGCACTCCGGCGCACCCTCCAAGAGCAAATGGAGACCCTGACGGCGCGGCTGAATGCCGTGGACGACGCGCTCGCGGTCCTGGACACGGGAGGCGCGCCGCCCGTCGTGCTCAAACGCGTTCCGCACGAGCGCGTGGTATCCCACCGCCATCGATTCGCCCACCAGGCCGAGGTCGATGCGCTGTTGGCCGAACTCTGCGCTCGACACCGGCCCGTCATCGCGGGCACCGTGTGGCACGACTGCGGTTCGCGCTCGGGGCAGGTCGATGCCCAGGTGTTTCTCCTGCCGCGAAATGCGCGTCCGCGCGACGGCGCCACCGAGCTTCCAGCAACCTGGAGCGCCTCCTGCCTGGTGGGCCACGACGACTTCGATTCCGCCTACCAAGCCTTGAAACGCTGGCTCCAACGCGCCAACTACCGGCAAGCGGGGCCCTACCGAGAACTCCAATACCGCGATGAAACCGACGCCGCGTGGTTGGAAGTGCAACTTCCCATCGTGCGCGGGTGA
- a CDS encoding DUF2306 domain-containing protein, whose product MSRIRATTPRVLVLSVMALGAAFITASSLAYFNLDELPPFVIEKLPLRFEALWLASLRVHVVAALLSFPLCILLMTRAIQRRAVWHRWMGRIAGSVVLFALVPSGVVLSFEAKGGPLVSAGFLLSAALVAWFMVKGVLAARRKELGAHRRAMLHVFAQMSVAVTSRALLFGLDAAGMSPDVAYVIALWCPVFASAAIAEWVAGSFKRMVQAHGFKMASFLRARVVARPAAHVGHVRR is encoded by the coding sequence TTGAGTCGCATTCGTGCCACGACCCCCCGCGTTCTCGTCCTCTCCGTGATGGCGCTGGGGGCGGCGTTCATCACCGCGTCGAGCCTTGCGTACTTCAATCTGGATGAGCTTCCGCCGTTCGTGATCGAGAAGCTTCCCTTGCGGTTCGAGGCGCTCTGGCTGGCGTCGCTGCGTGTTCACGTCGTGGCGGCGCTGCTCTCGTTCCCGCTCTGCATCTTGCTCATGACGCGCGCGATCCAACGGCGCGCGGTATGGCATCGATGGATGGGGCGCATCGCGGGCTCGGTGGTTCTGTTCGCGCTGGTTCCGTCCGGGGTCGTCCTTTCGTTCGAAGCGAAGGGCGGCCCGCTCGTGAGCGCGGGGTTTCTTCTCAGTGCGGCGCTCGTGGCGTGGTTCATGGTGAAGGGCGTGCTCGCCGCGCGACGCAAGGAACTCGGCGCGCACCGGCGTGCCATGCTGCACGTGTTTGCCCAGATGAGCGTCGCGGTGACGTCGCGCGCGTTGTTGTTCGGCCTCGACGCGGCGGGAATGAGTCCCGACGTCGCGTATGTCATTGCGCTTTGGTGCCCGGTCTTTGCCAGCGCCGCAATTGCCGAGTGGGTGGCCGGGTCTTTCAAGAGGATGGTGCAGGCTCATGGTTTCAAGATGGCATCGTTTCTGCGTGCTCGGGTTGTTGCTCGTCCCGCTGCTCACGTCGGCCACGTCCGCCGCTGA